A region of Periplaneta americana isolate PAMFEO1 chromosome 16, P.americana_PAMFEO1_priV1, whole genome shotgun sequence DNA encodes the following proteins:
- the LOC138691014 gene encoding E3 ubiquitin-protein ligase rfwd3.L-like, with translation METGDANYESDAGTEAEADEENVIDGEEEPVQSVEVEAVAQSANAQVASSVSHVSSSHNVAVVDENSKLFKSSPLESQKTVKSDGSKRGRNSDDEDDGDDGRSCPICMDIWSNSGNHRLASLRCGHFFGHSCIMRWLQIGCAAGQRRCPQCNKKANTKDIRVHYARKLQVLDTTERDRLREELESVQREKNRLELELARSNLNQQLHQQQITELRNKVARLQRIQAASTGEDVQTGRTASQRQLSVHRNVEICKEGECRVLAYNTWLNLLVVSQRSANNLFSGYGIKKIDTLEFRPIQFVFLHPKPIRDMAFHPQRNDILLSVSLDRCAKLFNVANNTVVQTYTADNPLWSCCWDADNTNLFFAGTSNGLILQYDVRFPNEPVGRLTSTADSSPVTSLAAVQSCPGRTLARGGILACRLNSCWAYERTEACYAGSQLPFDGPFISLCYDQESGHVLISTRPSGRFPHVRHIVCHLPQTTAGQDAHLICNPVHTFQGSTSQKLLSRPCQMTVAGDTLVAAHQESLKSVALWSLSSGQQVFNVPVSQPVTDLCSVQVNGSSYLAALSERILSIYSFK, from the exons GTGGCGTCTTCAGTTTCTCATGTGTCATCTTCACATAATGTTGCAGTTGTAGATGAGAAttcaaaattgttcaaatcatCACCATTAGAATCTCAGAAGACGGTAAAAA gtgATGGATCAAAACGTGGAAGAAATTCtgacgatgaagatgatggtgatgatggaaGATCATGTCCAATTTGCATGGATATATGGAGTAACTCTGGGAATCATCGCCTGGCTTCACTTCGCTGTGGCCATTTTTTTGGTCATAGCTGCATCATGCGGTGGTTACAGATAGGCTGTGCAGCAGGGCAGAGGCGATGCCCACAGTGCAATAAAAAAGCAAACACAAAGGATATCCGTGTGCATTATGCCCGCAAGTTGCAGGTTCTGGACACTACAGAAAGGGACAGACTACGAGAAGAATTGGAAAGTGTTCAAAGGGAAAAAAATCGTCTGGAATTAGAATTGGCGAGATCGAATCTGAATCAACAGTTGCATCAACAGCAGATAACCGAATTGCGAAACAAGGTAGCTCGGCTCCAAAGAATACAGGCCGCCAGTACTGGAGAAGATGTGCAGACTGGAAGAACTGCATCACAGAGACAGTTGTCTGTACACCGGAATGTCGAAATATGTAAAGAAGGCGAATGTCGTGTATTAGCATATAACACGTGGTTAAATCTTTTAGTTGTTTCTCAGCGTTCAGCTAACAACTTATTTTCTGGTTATGGTATAAAGAAAATCGACACATTGGAATTCCGTCCAATCCAATTCGTTTTCTTGCATCCTAAACCAATCAGAGACATGGCCTTCCATCCGCAGCGCAATGACATATTACTCAGTGTGTCACTGGATAGATGTGCCAAGTTATTCAATGTGGCTAATAATACAGTTGTTCAGACATACACTGCAGATAATCCACTTTGGAGTTGCTGTTGGGATGCTGAtaatacaaatttgttttttgctggTACAAGTAACGGCCTAATCTTGCAGTATGATGTCAGATTCCCAAATGAACCTGTCGGTAGATTAACCTCAACAGCTGATTCATCTCCAGTTACATCTTTAGCTGCAGTACAGTCTTGTCCAGGACGAACTTTAGCAAGAGGAGGAATTCTAGCTTGTAGGCTTAACTCATGTTGGGCTTATGAACGGACTGAAGCATGTTATGCTGGATCACAGCTTCCTTTCGATGGACCGTTCATATCTTTGTGTTACGATCAAGAGTCTGGCCACGTGTTGATATCCACACGTCCCAGTGGCCGGTTTCCACATGTACGACATATCGTATGTCACTTGCCACAAACTACTGCAGGCCAAGATGCACATCTTATTTGTAATCCTGTTCATACATTCCAAGGAAGTACAAGTCAGAAACTGTTATCACGTCCTTGTCAGATGACTGTTGCAGGAGATACATTAGTTGCCGCTCATCAAGAGAGCTTGAAATCAGTGGCATTATGGAGCCTGTCTTCAGGTCAGCAAGTTTTTAATGTGCCTGTATCCCAGCCGGTGACAGACTTGTGTTCAGTACAAGTGAATGGAAGCAGTTATCTTGCGGCTTTATCAGAAAGAATATTGAGTATCTATAGTTTTAAGTGA